ATAATCAGGGGTACCTAAATACATGATAACCTTCCGAACGCCATCATAGGAGGGGCCTACGGAATCATAAGTTTCGGCTCCAGTCTCTGCGGATACGCTGATACTGGACAGGATTAATAAAAGGGATATGGATAAACATATTCTTTTTTTCATAGCGCTCTCCTCTTTTTTATTTTAGATTGTCTTACATCCGCGCTCAAGGCCAATCCTCATTCCTCTTCGGAACTATTCACCGGGCGATAAGGCGCAATCCTAAGAAAAGAGGCCATCCAGAAGCTATTTTTTTGAAATTAATTATATCATATTTTCAACTATTTTTACATATTTTTTATCCAAAATCAAGCAATTTTAAGATATGATTTCAGCACCCAAATGATTGATGAATTCTATGTCATGGGTAATAACAATCACAATTTTTCCTTGCGCGGCTAAACCCTGAATCATATGACTGACTCTTTCCATGTTATCTAAGTCAAGGCCGCTTGTGGGTTCATCAAAAATAAGAATACTTTTCTGACATAAACAGCCATCCACAACCGCTAATCGTTGCTTTTGCCCCCCAGATAGGGCCATTGGGTGCATTTCGGCAAAGGAGTCTAATTGCATTTGCGCTAGTACACTCATAGCGGCTTCACCCGCAACATCATTTCCCAGTTTTGCCTCTGATAAAACGCTTTCTGCAAACAACTGATGATTTACATCCTGCATAATCAAAAAGCTATTTTGGCGCAGAGCTTTTGCGGTCATCGGTTTCCCATTCAAATAGATGTTGCCATGTTTGCAGGAACGCAATCCGCACAGCACCTGTGCCAATGTAGTTTTACCGGCTCCGTTTCGGCCAACAATCGCGATTGCTTTTCCCTTTGGCGCATAAAAGGAAAGGTCCTTCCACAGCAGCTTTTGATTTCGTTTTATTTGCACATTATTGATTCTCAGACCACTGTTATCAGGCTCTCCATTTTCAGCAGTCAAAAGGGTCACCGGTTGTATCGAGCGAAGCCCATAGTTAGCGCGCTCCTTTGTGCCAAGTGCACTGAATTGCTTATTTGTCCATTCCCTGACGATTTTACCATTCTCCATATAAACAGCACGATCCAATAATTCCGCCAAATACCATACACGATGCTCGGCAATAATGACGGTTTTCCCCGCCCGCTTTAGCTGACGGAGTAGTGTTTTCAAACGGTGAATTTCCTCCTGATCCAGATTAGCCGAGGGCTCATCCAACACGTAGACATCAGGGTTTCCCATATAAGCAGAGGCAATGGCAATTTTCTGCTTTTCCCCTCCTGATAACTCAAAAACGCTTTTGTTCACCAGACTTTCAAGTCTATATTCCATAAGCACATGCTCCAAACGAGATGCCATCTGCTCCTGCGGCAGTCCCATATTCTCGATTCCAAAGACCAGTTCACTTGTTGTATCTAAATTAAAAAACTGTGTCTTCGGATTTTGAAAGACAGAACCTACCGATAGAGAAGTCTTCCATATTGGCTGCTCTGTAATATCCTGTTTGTCAATATAGACATGCCCTGACAACATTCCCTCTGTCTGTGAAGGAATTATGCCATTAAGCAGTTTTGTCAAAGTAGTTTTTCCGCAGCCACTCTTTCCACAAAGTAAAACGAACTCTCCTTTGGAGACATTTAACGAGCAGGCACAAAGACTTGGTTTTTCGCTCCCCTCATAGCAATAAGAGACTTTTTTTAATCGCACCATTTTCTCACCCCCGAATTATTGTAAATGCCGTCAGTCCACCAAAATACAGTAATGCCAGCGCATCTCTCAAGCGGAACTTAATTGTTATATAGGAAGTTTTAGATGCAGGATTCTCAATCCCCCGGGTAACCGCAGACCTTGCTAACTCTTCACCTGTGTTAACGGCACTCATCAATAGTGGAACATAGAGGCTTTCAACCTTCTGTTCCAAGCGCTTGATATTGCGAAGACGCATAGCTCCCCAGATTGCAAGGGTATCATCCTTTAGGGCGGGAAAGTATCTGGCAGAAACCACAGCTGCTATGGAAACAGGCAACGGAACATGCATCCTGCGAAAGGCTTCTAATAATACTCTTACTGGCGTAGTACCCACAAAAAGGGCCACCATGGCACTGCATGGCAGTATCATTTTGAAGTAAATAAAAATAGATAAAATACTAGCGAGCGTAACATGTACTCTTGGGATCAAAAGTAGTTGTATCGCGAAGAGAAAGGCATAGCTAACCAGCAGATTAACCATTGCCTTTCTCATATCAAACAACCACATGCAAATAAAAATGCTGCCCATTAAAATCCATTCCGTGTATACTTCTGGATGTGAAAACACAATAACTACTGACAAAACAATTAAAATCATGCCGATTCGTGGATCAAAACCCTTGTGCTTTATCCGATTCATTTCGTCCCCATGGCAATGCCTGCCTTTATAAAATGCTTCTTCATCAGCTTAAATCCAAATAGTCCACCTATTATAGCTCCAATGGCAATACTCGCTATGATAAGCAGAATAGTTGAAGTGGAGACCAACTGGTCAAGGGCCGCAAGGTAATCGGCATTCATCCCGAAATTTGCGGAATATTCCAGGAAAGCAGCTTTATTGACCCAAAGTTGATAGAAATCACCGATAAAGCCAAAGGAAAAAATCACATAGGACAACAGAATCCAGGACTCCTTTTGAAATCTGCCACATCTTAAACATATTTCAGCTAAAAAGCCTGCAATGATTCCGGAGATCAGTATGTATATGGATGCCATTGTAAAAATAACTCCGGTAATTAAACTAATAATAAAAATGGGACCGGTATGTCTGGTCTTTGCTACAATTAGCATATAAACCGGACCGATGAAAAGCGCATCTAAAGCGTGAGAGGCAAACCATGCAACCGGAAAAATCCCCCCCAGAATCATAAATATAAATCGGATAGCGACACACACCACCCCTAAAACCGACGCCATAACAATGTCTTTTGTTGTTAATTTGCTGCGTAATTCACTACTCACTTCTATATCCTCCTGTACTATTTGTTTGTTGAAATGACAAATTCTTAAAAATTATTTGAGCATCATCTTTCTGCCACCAACGGTTATCTTATGCTAACATTTAAAGGATATTATCATATTTCAAGAAGGTTTTCTATGCTTGTTTAAGTTATTTAGGTTCATATAGCAACCAATGTTTGCGTTGACAGCCCCACAGGCCTAATCTATAATGAACTAAAATAAACGGAGATTTTACAGCAGTAAAGGTTATTCTTATGCAAGCAATTATGAATGATATTTTAACGAAAAGCAGCTCACTTCCTGGGGTGACCCTTAGAAAAGGCCCAGACAGCAATGAACTCATCTTGCATACAGCAAATGGAGAGGGAAGGATGGTTTTTTATACTCTTTTTTCCGGAATACATTTAGCTTATATTAATGTTGAAGCTTTAAGCTGGCCCGAATCAGACACAAATGCTGAGTGTAAACCTTTACTGATTAATTATTGTGTCAGTGGACGAAGTGAATTGCTCTTAGTAGATAATACCTATATCTATATGAAGGGAAAGGATTTATCGGTTAGCAAACAAACCGCACAAAAAGAATACATTTTTCCAACCAAAAATTACGAAGGTCTAAAAATGTACTTTGATTTAGATTTAATTGATAAGGAGAGTAAAGACCTATTGCAATCTTTTGATATTGATATGAGAAAGCTTGAGCAGATTTATTGCAGAAATGGAAAAACCTATATTGTAGAAGGGACTAATAGAGTTGAAGGCATTCTCAAACGAATCTGGGATCTATCCGAACACCCCTCGATTTTTCATATGCGAATGTATGTGTTAGAATTAATCGATCTCTTGCTTAAAGACCCATTATATTCTTTAAGGCCTTGTACTTTTTATACAGGAGTTCAAGTTGAAATTGCAAAAAAAGCAGAAAACATTTTAATCACTAATTTGCATAAACATTATCCCATAAAAAAATTAGCAGAACGATTTTCAATCAGTGAAACAAGTTTGAAAAATTATTTTAGAGGCGTTTACGGGCAAAATATTTCAGTATATCTGCGTGAGTATCGAATGAATAAGGGCGCTCAACTCTTAGCTGAAACACAAAAACCAATTTCTGAAATATCCGCACAAATAGG
The genomic region above belongs to Aminipila butyrica and contains:
- a CDS encoding ABC transporter ATP-binding protein, translating into MVRLKKVSYCYEGSEKPSLCACSLNVSKGEFVLLCGKSGCGKTTLTKLLNGIIPSQTEGMLSGHVYIDKQDITEQPIWKTSLSVGSVFQNPKTQFFNLDTTSELVFGIENMGLPQEQMASRLEHVLMEYRLESLVNKSVFELSGGEKQKIAIASAYMGNPDVYVLDEPSANLDQEEIHRLKTLLRQLKRAGKTVIIAEHRVWYLAELLDRAVYMENGKIVREWTNKQFSALGTKERANYGLRSIQPVTLLTAENGEPDNSGLRINNVQIKRNQKLLWKDLSFYAPKGKAIAIVGRNGAGKTTLAQVLCGLRSCKHGNIYLNGKPMTAKALRQNSFLIMQDVNHQLFAESVLSEAKLGNDVAGEAAMSVLAQMQLDSFAEMHPMALSGGQKQRLAVVDGCLCQKSILIFDEPTSGLDLDNMERVSHMIQGLAAQGKIVIVITHDIEFINHLGAEIIS
- a CDS encoding MptD family putative ECF transporter S component, giving the protein MSSELRSKLTTKDIVMASVLGVVCVAIRFIFMILGGIFPVAWFASHALDALFIGPVYMLIVAKTRHTGPIFIISLITGVIFTMASIYILISGIIAGFLAEICLRCGRFQKESWILLSYVIFSFGFIGDFYQLWVNKAAFLEYSANFGMNADYLAALDQLVSTSTILLIIASIAIGAIIGGLFGFKLMKKHFIKAGIAMGTK
- a CDS encoding helix-turn-helix domain-containing protein, yielding MQAIMNDILTKSSSLPGVTLRKGPDSNELILHTANGEGRMVFYTLFSGIHLAYINVEALSWPESDTNAECKPLLINYCVSGRSELLLVDNTYIYMKGKDLSVSKQTAQKEYIFPTKNYEGLKMYFDLDLIDKESKDLLQSFDIDMRKLEQIYCRNGKTYIVEGTNRVEGILKRIWDLSEHPSIFHMRMYVLELIDLLLKDPLYSLRPCTFYTGVQVEIAKKAENILITNLHKHYPIKKLAERFSISETSLKNYFRGVYGQNISVYLREYRMNKGAQLLAETQKPISEISAQIGYTNQGKFAALFKQQFNMTPLEYRRVKRLEKI
- a CDS encoding energy-coupling factor transporter transmembrane component T gives rise to the protein MNRIKHKGFDPRIGMILIVLSVVIVFSHPEVYTEWILMGSIFICMWLFDMRKAMVNLLVSYAFLFAIQLLLIPRVHVTLASILSIFIYFKMILPCSAMVALFVGTTPVRVLLEAFRRMHVPLPVSIAAVVSARYFPALKDDTLAIWGAMRLRNIKRLEQKVESLYVPLLMSAVNTGEELARSAVTRGIENPASKTSYITIKFRLRDALALLYFGGLTAFTIIRG